From Vibrio fortis, a single genomic window includes:
- a CDS encoding LysE family translocator — protein MEIWKLLFFIPACFALNMTPGPNNLLSMNNARCYGFKSAFVAGLGRIAAFAVMIALAASGLAVVLYASQTLFLTIKIVGAAYLLWIAFNLWRSEASPISEIDSVKSRLGLAKQEFLLAAGNPKAILIFTAFLPQFVDVSANVNEQFLILGLTFLVLELGAISLYAIFGIYLRQWFTKPQMAKRFNRACASFLALSGANLLISRQ, from the coding sequence ATGGAAATCTGGAAATTACTATTTTTTATCCCCGCGTGCTTTGCGCTGAACATGACGCCCGGCCCAAACAACCTGCTGTCGATGAACAATGCGCGCTGTTACGGTTTTAAGTCTGCCTTTGTTGCTGGGCTTGGGCGAATTGCCGCGTTCGCGGTCATGATTGCATTAGCGGCATCGGGATTAGCCGTGGTTCTGTATGCGTCTCAAACGTTGTTTCTTACCATCAAAATTGTAGGTGCTGCGTACTTGTTGTGGATAGCCTTCAATCTCTGGCGTTCTGAGGCAAGCCCTATATCCGAAATTGACAGTGTTAAGAGCCGTTTAGGGTTAGCTAAACAAGAGTTTTTATTGGCAGCAGGTAACCCGAAAGCGATTCTCATCTTTACGGCATTTCTTCCGCAGTTTGTCGACGTGTCGGCCAATGTAAACGAGCAGTTTTTGATTCTCGGGCTTACGTTTTTAGTCTTGGAGTTAGGGGCAATATCGCTCTACGCCATATTCGGTATTTACTTAAGGCAATGGTTCACCAAGCCCCAAATGGCAAAACGATTCAATAGGGCATGCGCCTCCTTTTTGGCGTTGTCTGGCGCGAATCTGTTAATCAGTCGCCAATAG
- a CDS encoding antibiotic biosynthesis monooxygenase family protein, with protein sequence MFRVIYEWRVPADKVDEFQHVWRSVTESIHESVEGALGSFMLQSSDTPEKVLTIAKWKNREDWELFWGNRNPEKMQKMRDIAERVSVEAFDEVEDRTK encoded by the coding sequence ATGTTTAGAGTGATCTATGAGTGGCGTGTGCCTGCTGACAAAGTGGATGAATTTCAACATGTATGGCGCTCTGTGACTGAATCGATTCATGAATCAGTAGAAGGTGCGCTTGGTAGCTTTATGCTTCAATCGTCGGACACCCCAGAAAAGGTTCTCACTATCGCTAAGTGGAAAAATCGTGAAGATTGGGAACTATTTTGGGGAAATCGAAATCCAGAAAAAATGCAGAAGATGCGTGATATCGCCGAGCGTGTTTCCGTTGAAGCATTCGATGAAGTGGAAGACAGAACTAAGTAG
- a CDS encoding alpha/beta hydrolase, whose amino-acid sequence MTNYLEAGIRELVEEFQSNGKPCPSAQTIADRRAGYIGSTVLAGESPSIESEYVDVINSIPVKIYKPTDEVNLPVTVYFHGGCFISGGFETHDTQLRQIALLSNSIVICIQYRLAPEHAYPAAHDDVYQAAVGIKEQAHKHGGDSEHIVFMGDSAGGQLALATTLRLKKLEQWLPRQQILIYPMLDPTGNTQSYRENGSDYIITANMLLSGFELYASCSSEDITEPELNLLSDDLSGLPTTTIITAEFDPLRDEGELLYKLMRSQGVDAYCERYLGVIHGFFQLSGVSNSAKRCIAAVSNQIKNQI is encoded by the coding sequence ATGACCAATTACCTAGAAGCTGGCATCAGAGAGCTAGTCGAAGAATTTCAATCAAATGGTAAACCTTGCCCTTCGGCACAAACCATCGCGGATCGACGGGCTGGCTATATCGGTAGCACAGTGTTAGCTGGCGAGAGTCCTAGCATTGAAAGCGAATACGTCGATGTAATTAATAGTATTCCGGTTAAGATCTACAAACCGACAGATGAAGTGAATTTACCTGTAACCGTCTATTTTCATGGAGGTTGTTTCATCAGTGGTGGTTTTGAAACTCATGATACACAGTTAAGACAAATTGCTCTTTTGTCTAACTCGATAGTTATCTGCATACAATACAGGTTAGCTCCTGAACATGCTTATCCAGCAGCACATGACGATGTATATCAAGCTGCAGTTGGTATTAAGGAGCAAGCGCATAAACATGGTGGTGATTCAGAGCACATCGTGTTTATGGGAGATAGTGCTGGGGGGCAATTGGCTTTGGCTACGACGCTTAGGTTAAAAAAGCTTGAGCAGTGGTTGCCTCGTCAACAGATTCTGATTTACCCAATGCTTGATCCAACAGGTAACACTCAAAGTTACAGAGAAAATGGATCAGATTACATTATTACGGCAAATATGCTTCTTTCTGGCTTTGAGTTATACGCGAGCTGCAGTTCTGAAGACATTACAGAACCAGAACTTAACCTTTTAAGCGATGACTTGAGCGGTTTGCCTACCACGACCATTATCACAGCAGAGTTTGACCCGCTACGCGATGAAGGTGAGCTCCTATACAAGTTGATGCGCTCACAAGGCGTTGACGCATATTGCGAACGCTATTTGGGTGTCATTCATGGGTTCTTTCAATTGTCCGGTGTGTCTAATTCGGCAAAACGTTGTATCGCTGCAGTTTCAAATCAGATAAAAAATCAGATTTAG
- a CDS encoding opioid growth factor receptor-related protein, whose translation MSEIASFMSGEAPDKFGRNIEELLAYNHFWLEHDHKYIQVLFPIDEGTKFNQHAPLVTQADREAFANSEELRVAHLKALDLLLEFWGLQRDGCEISSILTLSPINHVWLKSHDHNQLRLTRAIRSLYLLGNEQIACNLCDFLVAAARETGMVSDKTVEYWRNALKD comes from the coding sequence ATGAGTGAAATTGCTAGCTTTATGTCTGGCGAAGCGCCAGATAAGTTTGGTCGCAATATAGAGGAGTTGTTAGCTTATAATCACTTCTGGCTTGAGCATGATCATAAGTATATTCAAGTTCTTTTCCCGATAGATGAGGGTACTAAGTTCAATCAACATGCTCCCTTGGTAACTCAAGCAGATCGAGAGGCTTTCGCTAACTCAGAAGAATTGCGTGTTGCTCACTTAAAAGCATTAGATCTTTTACTTGAGTTTTGGGGATTGCAGCGAGATGGGTGTGAAATTTCTTCAATACTGACGCTAAGCCCTATTAATCATGTCTGGCTTAAAAGTCATGACCACAACCAACTTCGCCTGACCCGAGCAATTCGTAGTTTATATTTGCTCGGTAATGAGCAGATAGCATGTAATCTGTGTGACTTTTTAGTAGCGGCGGCCAGAGAAACGGGCATGGTTTCAGATAAAACCGTAGAGTATTGGCGTAATGCGCTAAAAGATTAG
- a CDS encoding NUDIX domain-containing protein — protein MSASDYIKEVRSKIGTMPLLIPGVAGVILNENKELLLQQKSDGTWSLPAGMIEPQESPVQALIREVREETGLAVKVDRLLGVFGGEGFGFTYPNGDQVEYTVIMFKCVVESCSQSALDDETVCLKWFSKGNMPRLELPYPLDCLFAENDPAYFVG, from the coding sequence TTGAGCGCAAGTGACTATATCAAAGAGGTTCGTTCTAAGATTGGAACGATGCCACTTCTTATCCCCGGCGTTGCGGGTGTCATTTTAAATGAAAATAAAGAGCTACTACTTCAGCAAAAATCAGATGGCACATGGAGCCTTCCTGCCGGAATGATTGAACCTCAAGAGTCGCCAGTGCAAGCATTGATCAGGGAAGTTCGCGAGGAAACAGGTTTGGCTGTAAAAGTAGATCGCCTACTTGGTGTATTCGGCGGTGAGGGTTTTGGTTTTACATACCCAAATGGTGATCAAGTTGAATACACAGTTATCATGTTCAAATGTGTAGTAGAAAGTTGTTCTCAATCCGCACTCGATGATGAAACGGTATGCCTTAAATGGTTTTCAAAAGGTAATATGCCAAGGCTTGAGCTGCCTTACCCGTTGGATTGTTTATTTGCAGAAAATGATCCAGCGTACTTCGTTGGCTAG
- the rarD gene encoding EamA family transporter RarD, producing MSQLKALFHKYTHLMSDQSKGVAASILCSMLFACIPAYVQIHPDIGPSLIAGGESHWLATQRIVWSTMLFFILLFFTKRLPLLWDALKQWRKWPKYLTSAVLVAPQYWLFVWAPANGETLNLALGYFTMPIVMVLIGCFYYKDSLSKLQKVACYFALAGTLYAYVWASGLSWVVLVVALGYPVYFMFRKTNPMPTDIGLAVDHIMMLPLAIFGMFYLYPAEHFMNLPATSYVYYLGLAVVSVTPMLLYLFAYSKLPVSLFGLMGYVEPSFIFIVGLLIGDSIVLHEVPTYLFISFALIALVMDGYKRMKASRIAKQSRS from the coding sequence ATGAGTCAGTTAAAGGCTTTATTTCATAAATACACCCACTTGATGTCTGATCAATCAAAAGGGGTGGCTGCATCGATACTTTGTTCAATGCTGTTTGCTTGCATTCCAGCTTATGTACAAATCCATCCGGACATAGGGCCAAGCTTAATTGCAGGGGGCGAGAGTCACTGGCTGGCTACGCAGCGTATTGTTTGGAGTACGATGCTGTTCTTTATCTTACTGTTCTTCACCAAGCGATTGCCACTGCTGTGGGACGCATTGAAGCAGTGGCGTAAGTGGCCGAAATACCTGACTTCCGCTGTGCTTGTCGCACCACAATATTGGTTGTTCGTTTGGGCTCCGGCCAATGGAGAAACCCTGAACCTCGCGCTAGGCTATTTCACCATGCCTATTGTGATGGTGTTGATCGGCTGCTTTTATTACAAAGACAGCCTCTCTAAGTTGCAAAAAGTGGCGTGTTACTTTGCGTTGGCAGGTACTTTGTATGCTTATGTCTGGGCATCGGGCCTGTCTTGGGTGGTATTGGTCGTCGCGCTTGGCTACCCAGTGTATTTTATGTTTCGTAAAACCAACCCAATGCCGACCGATATTGGCTTGGCCGTTGACCACATTATGATGCTCCCTTTGGCTATCTTCGGGATGTTCTACCTTTACCCAGCCGAGCATTTTATGAACCTGCCAGCCACGTCGTACGTGTATTACCTTGGGCTAGCAGTAGTGTCGGTTACGCCAATGCTGCTCTATCTTTTCGCTTACTCAAAGCTGCCGGTGTCTCTGTTTGGCTTAATGGGTTACGTAGAGCCGAGTTTCATCTTTATTGTCGGGCTACTAATTGGCGACAGCATTGTGCTGCATGAAGTCCCGACCTACCTGTTTATTTCGTTTGCCTTAATCGCTTTAGTCATGGACGGCTACAAACGAATGAAAGCCAGCAGGATCGCTAAACAATCGCGTTCTTAA
- a CDS encoding molybdopterin oxidoreductase family protein, which yields MSSNKDWIKSTCAYCGVGCGIEVRPTASGKLEVRGDKEHPSNYGKLCTKGAALGDTVTPIGRLTQPMKSVASGQQLLPWSEASQLVADKFAQAIKEHGPDSVAFYVSGQLLTEDYYVANKLMKGFIGSANIDSNSRLCMASSVVGHKRAFGTDTVPVCYEDLEQAEVVVITGSNLAWCHPVLFQRLRAAKQANPAMKVVVIDPRYTDTCEIADMHLALESGSDVALFNGLLGYLDDNDKLDPDYIEKHTQGFTEAIRTATRYRYTDNGWGDKSVSELTGLTEQQLTQFYKLFASNDKVLTIYSQGVNQSTQGCDKVNAIINCHLATGKIGKVGTGPFSVTGQPNAMGGREVGGLANTLAAHFEFGDPQSHQTVSDFWKTDNLATRAGLKAIDLFDAMNDGKIKAVWIMATNPVVSLPDSEKIKTALEKCPFVVVSDCIADTETTRLADVVLPAQGWSEKSGTVTNSERRISRQRRILPSPGEAKPDWWILKEVAQKMGFKDQFDYRHEGEIFKEYCEMTALGNERGKARDLCLIGLTKLDEKGYGELTPQQWPVLEYQPEIIEQRMFTKGEFFTESGKAQFVAVEHDKPIADTSVEYPLIMNTGRIRDQWHTMSRTGLAAGLGEHTPEPFVAMHPDTVAELDLDEFGLDAFNHATVNPVVKVRSAQGECQARLVVTKEMRREQVFMPIHWNAPTAKDSKPCDLILPHTDATSGQPEFKHTPVMVESCGYRSEAALVSDKVMDCSGFDYWVRQRVEGGFLYRISSSKNPMELVIQLANTLESIPEPDSEAIKSLHYHGNKSFKNYGSAKLDQFGVKQAFVVNSKLDNDSIDWLVACLTRKADEEFEAEFLSTLAK from the coding sequence ATGAGTTCAAACAAGGATTGGATCAAATCAACGTGTGCTTACTGTGGCGTGGGTTGTGGCATTGAAGTAAGGCCAACTGCTTCGGGGAAATTGGAAGTGCGTGGCGACAAAGAGCACCCATCGAATTATGGCAAGTTATGTACTAAAGGCGCAGCCTTGGGCGACACTGTGACCCCAATAGGTCGCTTAACCCAACCAATGAAAAGCGTGGCGAGCGGACAGCAGCTACTTCCGTGGAGCGAGGCATCACAGCTGGTGGCCGATAAGTTCGCTCAAGCGATTAAAGAGCATGGGCCAGACTCGGTCGCCTTCTATGTATCGGGTCAATTACTCACAGAAGACTACTATGTTGCCAACAAACTGATGAAAGGCTTTATTGGTAGCGCCAACATCGACAGTAACTCTCGCCTTTGTATGGCATCGAGCGTTGTCGGCCATAAGCGCGCATTCGGCACCGATACGGTTCCTGTTTGTTATGAAGATCTCGAACAAGCAGAGGTGGTGGTGATCACAGGCTCGAACCTCGCTTGGTGTCACCCTGTATTATTTCAACGATTGAGAGCGGCGAAACAAGCTAACCCCGCAATGAAAGTGGTGGTGATTGACCCGCGCTACACCGATACCTGTGAAATAGCCGATATGCATTTGGCGCTCGAATCCGGCTCAGACGTGGCGCTGTTTAATGGTTTGCTAGGCTACCTCGACGACAATGACAAGCTCGACCCAGACTACATAGAAAAGCACACTCAAGGCTTTACTGAAGCGATTCGTACCGCAACCCGTTACCGTTATACCGATAATGGTTGGGGCGATAAAAGCGTTTCTGAGCTGACAGGGCTTACCGAGCAGCAATTGACTCAGTTCTACAAGCTGTTCGCATCTAACGACAAGGTTCTAACCATCTACTCCCAAGGTGTAAACCAATCTACCCAAGGGTGTGACAAGGTGAATGCCATCATTAATTGCCACTTAGCAACAGGCAAAATCGGCAAGGTGGGCACGGGGCCATTCTCAGTGACAGGCCAACCAAATGCGATGGGGGGCCGTGAAGTGGGTGGCTTAGCCAATACGTTAGCAGCGCATTTTGAGTTTGGTGATCCACAATCGCACCAAACCGTGAGTGATTTTTGGAAGACAGACAACCTAGCCACTCGCGCAGGGTTAAAAGCCATTGATCTATTTGATGCAATGAACGACGGCAAAATCAAAGCGGTGTGGATCATGGCGACCAACCCCGTGGTGAGCCTACCTGATAGTGAGAAAATCAAAACTGCGTTAGAGAAGTGCCCATTTGTGGTGGTGTCGGACTGCATTGCCGATACGGAAACTACACGCTTGGCTGATGTGGTGTTACCCGCCCAAGGTTGGAGCGAAAAGTCTGGTACCGTAACCAACTCTGAACGCAGAATCTCGCGCCAGCGCCGCATATTGCCAAGCCCAGGTGAAGCCAAGCCAGACTGGTGGATACTAAAAGAAGTAGCGCAAAAAATGGGATTCAAAGACCAATTTGATTACCGCCATGAAGGCGAGATATTTAAAGAGTACTGCGAGATGACTGCACTCGGTAATGAGAGAGGTAAAGCGCGGGATTTGTGTTTGATCGGATTAACCAAATTGGATGAGAAAGGCTACGGTGAACTCACCCCACAACAGTGGCCGGTGCTTGAGTATCAACCAGAGATTATTGAGCAGCGCATGTTTACCAAAGGCGAGTTCTTTACCGAGTCGGGCAAGGCGCAGTTTGTCGCGGTTGAGCACGACAAACCCATCGCCGATACCAGTGTCGAGTACCCGCTTATCATGAACACTGGCCGAATCCGTGACCAATGGCACACCATGAGCCGAACGGGTTTAGCCGCAGGATTAGGCGAGCACACGCCAGAACCGTTCGTTGCCATGCACCCCGATACGGTGGCTGAACTTGATCTGGATGAATTCGGCTTAGACGCATTCAACCACGCTACTGTTAACCCTGTCGTGAAAGTACGCAGCGCACAAGGGGAGTGCCAAGCTCGCTTAGTGGTCACCAAAGAGATGCGCCGAGAACAAGTTTTCATGCCCATTCACTGGAACGCTCCAACCGCAAAAGACAGCAAACCGTGTGATCTTATTTTACCTCACACTGATGCGACATCTGGTCAGCCTGAATTCAAACATACCCCAGTCATGGTTGAGTCATGTGGCTATCGTAGCGAGGCGGCACTTGTGAGTGACAAAGTGATGGATTGCAGCGGGTTTGATTATTGGGTACGCCAAAGAGTGGAGGGCGGTTTTTTGTATCGTATCTCTTCATCTAAGAACCCAATGGAGTTAGTGATTCAGCTTGCCAACACTCTTGAATCTATACCGGAGCCAGACTCCGAAGCGATCAAGTCGCTCCACTATCACGGTAATAAGTCATTTAAAAACTACGGCTCTGCGAAGCTAGACCAATTTGGAGTGAAACAAGCCTTTGTGGTGAATAGTAAGCTAGATAATGACAGCATTGATTGGCTGGTGGCGTGTTTAACTCGAAAAGCGGATGAAGAGTTTGAAGCGGAGTTTTTGAGCACATTGGCAAAATAG
- the nirB gene encoding nitrite reductase large subunit NirB: MSKQKIVVVGNGMVGHKFIDNIIQADSDQYEVINFSEESRLAYDRVQLTAYFNGKSADDLALTSEAYYQENGVKYLINAKVTELDTASKAVVTDSGHRESYDKLILATGSFPFVPPIPGNDQEHCHVYRTIEDLDAIELSSKQSKSGVVIGGGLLGLEAANAVKNLGLETHVVEFAPRLMAVQLDEGGGALLRRKIEDLGVQVHTEKATSEIVAGETSRYRMNFADGTHLETDMIVFSAGIRPQDALARSSDIAIGERGGIVIDDNCQTNVDDVYAIGECALWDNKIFGLVAPGYSMAKVAASHILSNGEDESSFTGADMSTKLKLLGVDVASIGEVHGKTEGAQSYTYNDEIEQVYKRLIVSADGKKIVGAVLVGDAEAYGSLLQIKQNDMPLPENPSVLILPNLADDSGSAMGVEALPDSAVICSCFDVTKGDIKEAVSAGCTTMAALKESTNASTGCGGCSALAKQVLDSELSNLGVEVSNDICEHFAYSRQELTDIIRVNKIKTFDELLESHGQGLGCTVCKPAIGSILASYWNDYILKDEHIELQDTNDIYLGNMQKDGTYSVVPRIAGGEITPDRLIVLGEVAKEYNLYTKITGGQRVDLFGAQLNELPAIWKKLIDAGFETGHAYGKSVRTVKSCVGSTWCRYGVNDSVGLAIKLENRYKGLRSPHKIKFAVSGCTRECAEAQSKDIGVIATDKGWNLYVCGNGGMRPRHADLFATDLDEQTLIQYIDRVLMFYTRTADRLQRTSVWMENLEGGLDYLKEVVIEDKLNVAAELEADIALNIENYQCEWKTTIENPVKMKRFQHYINSDEMDNTLSFITEREQRFPKPTINTEHDAERALALNSSEQIEITEVS, from the coding sequence ATGAGCAAACAAAAGATTGTCGTCGTTGGTAATGGCATGGTTGGCCACAAATTTATCGACAACATCATTCAAGCAGATTCAGACCAATATGAGGTCATCAATTTCAGTGAGGAATCGCGTCTTGCCTACGACCGAGTTCAACTCACTGCGTACTTTAACGGTAAGTCCGCCGACGACTTAGCCTTAACCAGTGAAGCTTACTATCAAGAAAATGGCGTTAAGTATCTTATTAATGCCAAGGTCACTGAACTTGATACCGCAAGCAAGGCCGTCGTAACGGATAGCGGGCATCGCGAAAGCTACGACAAACTGATCCTTGCGACAGGCTCATTCCCGTTCGTCCCACCAATTCCTGGTAATGACCAAGAGCACTGCCATGTCTACCGCACGATTGAAGACTTAGATGCCATTGAATTGTCCAGCAAGCAAAGCAAATCAGGCGTGGTGATTGGTGGTGGCTTATTGGGCTTGGAAGCCGCAAACGCGGTGAAAAACCTCGGTTTAGAGACCCACGTTGTCGAGTTTGCCCCTCGCTTGATGGCAGTTCAGCTCGATGAAGGTGGCGGTGCGCTGCTAAGACGTAAGATTGAAGACTTGGGTGTACAAGTTCACACCGAAAAAGCGACCTCTGAGATTGTCGCAGGTGAAACGTCTCGTTATCGCATGAACTTTGCCGACGGCACTCACCTTGAGACCGATATGATTGTGTTCTCTGCAGGTATTCGACCGCAAGATGCATTAGCTCGCAGTTCTGATATCGCGATTGGTGAACGTGGCGGTATCGTGATTGACGATAACTGCCAAACCAACGTTGATGATGTCTACGCGATTGGTGAATGTGCGCTTTGGGATAACAAGATCTTCGGTTTGGTGGCTCCGGGCTACTCGATGGCAAAAGTGGCGGCTAGCCACATCCTTTCTAATGGCGAAGATGAGAGTAGCTTTACTGGCGCTGACATGAGCACCAAACTCAAGTTGCTAGGCGTAGATGTTGCCAGTATTGGTGAAGTGCATGGTAAAACCGAAGGTGCGCAATCTTACACCTACAACGATGAAATCGAACAAGTTTATAAACGTTTGATCGTCTCTGCCGATGGTAAGAAGATTGTCGGTGCGGTATTGGTTGGTGACGCTGAAGCCTATGGTTCGCTGCTTCAAATCAAGCAAAATGACATGCCGCTTCCAGAGAACCCATCGGTACTCATTCTTCCAAATCTGGCCGACGATTCTGGCAGCGCAATGGGTGTTGAAGCCTTACCAGACAGCGCGGTGATCTGTTCATGTTTTGATGTAACCAAAGGGGATATCAAAGAAGCCGTTTCCGCAGGCTGCACCACAATGGCGGCGCTTAAAGAATCGACCAACGCATCAACCGGTTGTGGTGGCTGTTCTGCCCTAGCTAAACAGGTACTTGATAGCGAACTGAGCAATCTCGGCGTCGAGGTTTCTAACGATATCTGTGAGCACTTTGCTTACTCTCGCCAAGAGCTGACCGACATTATCCGCGTCAACAAGATCAAAACCTTTGATGAGCTGCTTGAATCACACGGTCAAGGCTTAGGCTGCACTGTGTGTAAACCTGCCATCGGTTCAATTCTTGCCTCCTACTGGAACGATTACATCCTCAAAGATGAGCACATCGAGCTGCAAGACACTAACGACATCTACCTCGGCAACATGCAAAAAGATGGTACCTACTCTGTCGTTCCGCGTATCGCAGGCGGTGAGATCACACCAGACAGATTGATTGTCCTCGGCGAAGTCGCTAAAGAATACAACCTTTACACCAAGATCACGGGTGGCCAACGTGTCGACCTGTTCGGCGCACAACTTAACGAGTTGCCCGCTATTTGGAAAAAACTGATCGACGCAGGCTTTGAAACCGGCCACGCCTACGGCAAATCGGTGCGCACTGTGAAGTCTTGTGTAGGCAGCACTTGGTGTCGTTACGGCGTCAACGACAGCGTTGGTTTAGCGATTAAGTTAGAGAACCGCTACAAAGGTCTGCGTTCACCTCACAAGATAAAGTTTGCAGTGTCTGGCTGTACTCGTGAGTGTGCTGAAGCGCAATCAAAAGACATTGGCGTGATCGCCACCGACAAAGGTTGGAACCTGTATGTTTGTGGTAACGGCGGTATGCGTCCACGTCACGCTGACCTATTCGCAACCGACCTCGACGAACAGACTCTCATTCAATACATCGACCGCGTGTTGATGTTCTACACACGTACTGCAGACCGCCTACAACGTACCTCTGTTTGGATGGAGAACTTAGAGGGCGGCTTGGATTACCTCAAAGAGGTGGTGATTGAAGACAAACTCAACGTCGCGGCAGAGCTCGAAGCCGACATCGCACTCAACATTGAAAACTATCAGTGTGAATGGAAAACCACCATCGAAAACCCAGTCAAGATGAAGCGATTCCAGCACTACATCAACAGTGACGAGATGGACAACACGCTCTCTTTCATTACAGAGCGAGAACAACGCTTTCCAAAACCAACGATCAACACCGAGCACGACGCAGAACGCGCTCTCGCTTTGAATAGTTCAGAGCAAATAGAAATTACCGAAGTGTCGTAA
- the nirD gene encoding nitrite reductase small subunit NirD: MENWTTVCSQEDLTPNAGVCAKVADHQVAIFYCKRSDKIYGLSNFDPIGKANVMSRGIIGSLSGEPYVASPLYKQHYHLETGACLEEPEHALIRFEVRRHGNDIQVLAPEALAS, translated from the coding sequence ATGGAAAACTGGACCACGGTTTGCTCCCAAGAGGACTTAACCCCTAACGCGGGTGTCTGTGCCAAAGTCGCTGACCATCAAGTCGCAATTTTTTACTGCAAGCGCAGTGACAAGATTTATGGTCTATCAAATTTCGACCCGATTGGTAAAGCCAATGTGATGTCACGTGGTATTATTGGCTCGTTAAGTGGAGAGCCGTACGTTGCTTCTCCTCTATACAAGCAGCATTACCATCTAGAGACAGGGGCCTGTTTGGAAGAGCCGGAACACGCTCTGATACGCTTCGAAGTACGTAGGCACGGTAACGACATTCAAGTACTGGCACCCGAAGCGCTAGCAAGCTAA
- a CDS encoding NarK family nitrate/nitrite MFS transporter, which translates to MDNSKFSLLSFTGKMKILHLSWIAFFITFVVWFNFAPLLQMVKTSLGLTTEEIKTLLILNVALTIPARVAIGMLTDRYGPRLVYSALLAICSIPCFMFALADSFIQAAIARFLLGFIGAGFVVGIRLVSEWFPHNELGTAEGIYGGWGNFGSAAAAFTLPTLALVFGGDEGWRYAVGVTGAMSLLFSVVFYKNVSDTPKGSTYFKPAQVTAMEVTSKGDFFFLLIMKIPMYAALALLAWKLSPSGIGMLSDTAVYGVYAVLAALYVYEITQVWKVNKNVFKEEVPEIHQYKFKQVAVLNVLYFATFGSELAVVSMLPLFFSETFELTPVLAGMVASAYAFMNLMSRPGGGWISDKFGRKPTLLILTAGLAVGYFAMGQVDSTWPVWLAVVAAMACSFFVQAGEGAVFATVPLIKRRMTGQIAGMTGAYGNVGAVVYLTVLSFVSYQTFFLVIAATAVLGFVTLMFMEEPNGQIAEVNDDGSVTLINVSS; encoded by the coding sequence ATGGATAACTCAAAATTTTCGCTGCTTTCATTTACAGGTAAGATGAAAATCTTGCACCTCAGCTGGATCGCCTTTTTCATCACCTTTGTAGTCTGGTTTAACTTCGCACCACTACTACAAATGGTAAAAACAAGCCTAGGTTTGACCACTGAAGAGATTAAAACCCTTCTGATTTTAAACGTTGCTCTGACCATTCCGGCGCGTGTCGCCATCGGTATGCTGACCGACCGTTATGGTCCAAGACTCGTCTACTCTGCCCTACTGGCGATCTGTTCGATTCCGTGTTTCATGTTCGCACTCGCTGACTCGTTCATTCAAGCAGCCATCGCGCGTTTCCTACTGGGCTTCATCGGTGCAGGCTTCGTGGTCGGTATTCGCTTGGTGTCTGAATGGTTCCCGCACAACGAACTTGGTACTGCAGAAGGCATCTACGGCGGTTGGGGTAACTTTGGTTCAGCCGCTGCGGCCTTTACTCTTCCTACACTGGCACTGGTTTTCGGTGGCGATGAAGGTTGGCGTTACGCGGTAGGTGTAACGGGCGCAATGAGCCTGCTGTTCTCCGTTGTCTTCTACAAAAACGTATCAGACACACCAAAAGGTTCTACCTACTTCAAGCCTGCGCAAGTAACCGCAATGGAAGTGACATCTAAGGGTGACTTTTTCTTTCTACTCATCATGAAGATCCCTATGTACGCGGCATTGGCTCTGCTGGCTTGGAAACTGTCACCATCAGGCATTGGCATGCTTTCAGATACAGCGGTTTATGGTGTATATGCCGTACTCGCAGCACTGTATGTGTACGAAATCACTCAAGTTTGGAAAGTGAACAAGAACGTCTTCAAAGAAGAAGTACCAGAGATTCACCAATACAAATTTAAGCAAGTGGCGGTATTGAACGTTCTGTACTTCGCAACCTTTGGTTCTGAGCTGGCTGTAGTTTCTATGCTACCTCTGTTCTTCTCTGAAACCTTCGAACTGACACCGGTTCTGGCGGGTATGGTAGCTTCGGCTTATGCCTTCATGAACTTAATGTCTCGCCCTGGTGGTGGTTGGATTTCAGATAAATTCGGTCGTAAACCGACACTACTTATCCTAACAGCAGGTCTAGCGGTAGGTTACTTTGCAATGGGCCAAGTAGACAGCACATGGCCTGTATGGCTGGCTGTCGTTGCGGCAATGGCGTGTTCGTTCTTCGTGCAAGCAGGTGAAGGTGCGGTATTCGCAACCGTTCCTCTAATTAAGCGCCGTATGACGGGTCAAATTGCTGGTATGACGGGCGCTTACGGTAACGTGGGTGCGGTGGTTTACCTAACGGTACTTTCTTTCGTGAGTTACCAAACATTCTTCCTAGTGATTGCGGCAACCGCAGTACTTGGCTTTGTTACTCTAATGTTCATGGAAGAGCCAAACGGCCAAATTGCGGAAGTGAATGATGATGGTAGCGTGACACTGATTAACGTATCGAGCTAG